Genomic DNA from Leucobacter triazinivorans:
CGGCCTCGGCGACGATCCCGAGCGCCCGCCTGATGCCCCCCAGCGGCTGCGCCTTCACGACGAGCAGGTCGGCTGCGCCCGCTCGCGCCACCGCCAGCGGGTCCGAGGCCTTGCGCACGCTCTCGTCGGCGGCGATGCGGACCGCGCCCGGGCGGGGCGTGGCGGCCCGCCGCGCGTGCGCGGTCCCTGCGGCGCTCCCGGGCCGGGCTCCGAGTCGCCGCCGCACCTCCACCAGCTCCGCCACGGTCGCGCATGGCTGCTCGGCGTAGTCGAGATCGAGGTCTGCGAGCTGCCGCAGCGCGGTCGCGGCTTCGTCGACGGACCAGCCCCCGTTCGCGTCGACCCGCACCAGCGCCCGGTCGCCCATCGCCGCGCGCACCGCGCGCACGCGCGCCACATCCTCGGCGATCGTCTGCCCGCGCTCGGCCACCTTCACCTTCGCGGTGCGGCAGCCGGGGAAGCGGGCGAGGATCCCCGGCACCTCCGCGGGGCGCACCGCCGGAACGGTGGCGTTGACCTCGATGCGATCGCGCAGGATCGGCGGCTGCTCCGCCCACCCGAAATCGAGCGCCGCCGCGAGCCAGGCTGCGGCCTCGGCGTCGTCGTACTCGGGGAACGGCGAGAACTCGCTCGGGCCGAGCGGGGCGTTGAGGATCGCGGCCTCGCGCACGGAGATCCCACGGAATCGGGTGCGCGTGGGGATCGCCACGACGCGCGTGGCCGCGAGCACCTCGGCGAGCGGGGGCGGGGCGGGCGCCTCCGCGACCGCGGGATCCCGAGTCTCGTGCATGCCTCGATCCTCCCACGATGCGCGGTGGCGCGCCGCGCATGGCAAGATCGGAGCATGAGTATTGAACGGACCGGCGAGCAGCCCGCTCCGCACGCGGACGAGCCGCACGACCAGCGCGTCGGGCAGCGTCTGAACTGGCTGCGCGCGGGCGTGCTCGGTGCGAACGACGGCATCGTGTCGACGGCGGGTGTCGTGATCGGCGTCGCGGGGGCGACGCCGGGCAACGTGCTGGCCATCGCGACGGCGGGCCTCGCGGCGCTCGTGGCCGGGGCGTTCTCGATGGCGGGCGGCGAGTACGTGTCGGTCAGCACGCAGCGCGACACCGAACGAGCGCTCATCGAGAAGGAGCGGCGCGAGCTCCGCGAGATGCCGGAACAGGAGCTCGAGGAGCTCGCGGGCTTCTACCGGCAGCGCGGCATCTCCGACGAGCTCGCGCACCGCGTCGCCGAGGAGCTCACGGAGCACGACGCCCTCGCGGCGCACGCGGAGGTCGAGCTGGGCATCGATCCCGAGGAGTTCACGAGCCCCTGGGCCGCGGCCTTCTCGTCGTTCGTCTCGTTCACCGTGGGGGCGCTCATCCCGCTCATCATGATCCTGCTGCCGTTCGGTCAGCACCGCATCTGGGTGGCCGCGGTCGCCGTGCTCATCGGTCTGCTGCTGACCGGGTGGATCAGCGCGGCGCTCGGGCAGGCGCCGCGTCTGCGCGCGATCGCGCGCAACGTGGTGATGGGATCGGCGACGATGGCGGCGACCTATCTCATCGGTCTGCTCTTCGGAGTCGCGGTCTCATAGGCGAGGGGCGAATAGGCTGGACCCATGACGCATCAGGATCCTCGGCCCGCATCTACCGAGCACTCGCAGCAGGTGTCCGAGCTCTTCGACCCCGCGGAGTGGGAGGCGGCTCCCGGCGCAGAGGGGTACACCGACATCACCGCGCACCTCAGTCGCGACGGGCGGATCGCCCGCGTCGCATTCGACCGCCCCGAGGTGCGCAACGCCTTCCGCCCGCGCACCGTCGACGAGCTCTCGGATGCGCTGGAGCGCGCGCGCGTCAACCCGCGGGTGGGCGTCGTGCTGCTCACCGGCAACGGGCCTTCCCCGCGCGACGGGGGCTGGGCGTTCTGCTCGGGCGGAGATCAGCGCATCCGCGGCCGCGACGGCTACAAGTACGCCGACTCGGAGACGGCGGTGGGGCCCGAGGAGCGCGCCCGGGCCGGGCGCCTCCACATCCTCGAGGTGCAGCGGCTGATCCGCTTCATGCCGAAGGTCGTCATCGCGCTCGTGCCCGGCTGGGCGGCGGGCGGCGGCCACTCGCTGAACGTGGTCTGCGACCTCACGATCGCGAGCCGCGAGCACGCGAGGTTCAAGCAGACCGACGCCGATGTCGGATCGTTCGACGCCGGCTACGGCAGCGCCTACTTCGCGCGGCAGGTCGGGCAGAAGAATGCGCGCGAGATCTTCTTCCTCGCCCGCGAGTACTCGGCGGATCGCGCGCGAGAGATGGGCGCGGTCAACGAGGTCGTGCCGCACGCGGAGCTCGAGCGCACGGGCCTCGAGTGGGCGCGCACGATCCTCGGCAAGTCGCCCACGGCGATCCGCATGCTGAAGTACGCGATGAACGCGGTCGACGACGGGATCGTGGGCCAGCAGCTCTTCGCGGGGGAGACCACGCGCCTCGCCTACGGCACCGACGAGGCCGTCGAGGGTCGCGACTCGTTCCTCGAGAAGCGCGAGCCCGACTGGAGCCCCTTCCCGTACCACTACTGAGCCGGGGCGGGCGGCCGGCGGCTGCCCGCTGCCCGCTTTCCCCGGGTGCGCCGCCCGCGGGTACCGCTCCGCGCTCGCCCCCCGCGCCTGCTGGGGCAACCGCTGGGCTCGGCTGCTGGGGCGTGAACTCTTGGTGTGCGCAGATCGTCTTTCTCCCGCTCGAATATGGACGATCTGCGCACACCAAACGCAGGGTGGGATCGCAACGCGAGTACCCTGGAACGGTGACTGCGCCCAACGGACTCCGCGCCATCCCCACCGATGACCGCGCCTGGCTCATGGCCGCGCTCGCCGACGCGCTCGGCGGGGGCGCTCCGGTGCTCCCGGTGGTCGCCGGCACAGACCCCGAAGCGATCGTCGCGCTGCAGCACGAGCCCCTGCCCGAGGGCACCGCGCTCGTGGTGCGCACCTCGGGATCCAGCGGCGTGCCCAAGGCGGTGGCGCTCGGCGCCGACGCGCTGCGTGCGAGCGCCGAGGCCACGCACGAGGCGTTCGGCGGGCCGGGGCAATGGCTCGTCGCGCTGCCGGCGCACCTCATTTCGGGGCTGCAGATGCTGGTGCGCAGCGAGGTCTCCGGCATCGCGCCGGTGTTCTTCGATGGGGGGAGCGGCGGGGGGAACGGCGGATTCGATCCCGAGCAGTTGCTCACCGCGTCCGAGGCGCTCGAGCACGAGCGCCGCTACGTCTCGCTGGTGCCCGTGCAGTTCGCGCGCCTGCTCGATCTTGCCGAGCGGGATCGCGATGCCGCCGACGCGCTGCGGCGCTTCGACGCCGTGCTGGTGGGCGGCCAGGGCGTGCCCCTGGCGATGCGCCGCCGCGCCCACGATCTGGGCGCGGCGCTCACGCGCAGCTACGGCATGACCGAGACCGCCGGGGGCTGCGTGTACGACGGCGTGGAGATCGGCGACACGCGAGTACGCATCCGCGAGGGCGAGGTGCAGCTGGCCGGGTCGGCCCTCGCGCTCGGCTACGTGGGTGAACCCGCGCTCACCGCGGCGCGCTTCGTCGAGGATCGCGGCCGCGACGGCGTGCCGGTGCGCTGGTATCGCACGGGGGATGCCGGTGAGCTGCTGGGCGGCATGCTCACGGTCACCGGGCGTCTCGACCGGGTGCTCATCTCGGGCGGCGTCAACGTCTCGCTCGACGAGGTGGAGCGCGTGGCGCGCGACTTCGCGGGCTGGGGCAGCGCGGTGGCGCTCGCGGTACCCCATCCGGAATGGGGGGAGCGCGTCGGCCTGGTTGTGGAGTCGGCGGCGCAGGGCGACGCGCGCGCGGCGGGTTTCGACGAGGTGCGCGCGGCGATCCGGGATCGCCTCGGCGCGGCCGCGGCACCCGAGTGGGTCACCGAGACCGAGGAGATCCCGCGTCTCGCGGGAGGCAAGCCCGACCTCGCCGCTCTCGACGCGTGGCTGACGCGTCTGCGCGCGAGCTTCCGAGAGGTGCGTGGATCGGCATCCCCGTCATCCTGCGCGACGGAGGAGTCGCAGGATCTGTCCTACGCGGATTCTGCGATTCGCGGGCTCCCGCAGAATGACGGGGACCAGCAGGATCGTGAGTGCAGCACGGAGGAGGGGCAGTGAGCGGCAGGGATCGGCGCAGGTCGGGCAACCCGGCGGTGCGGGCCGCAGCCGAGCGGCAGGTCGCGGCCGGGGAGCAACCCCGGATCACGTGGCGCACCTGGGTCGGCGGGGCGCGGCTGCGCACGCTGCCGCTCGCGATCGCGCCCGTCGCGGCGGGTGCGGGCGTGGCCTACATGCTGCAGGGCTTCTCGCTGACGCTCACGCTGCTCGCCCTCGCCGTCGCGGTGCTGCTGCAGATCGGCGTGAACTACGCGAACGACTACTCCGACGGCGTGCGAGGCACCGACGCCTACCGGGTGGGGCCGGCGCGGCTCACCGGATCCGGCCTCGTCGACCCGCGAAAGGTGCTGGTCACCGCCCTTGTGTTCTTCGGGCTCGCCGCGGCGGCCGGTGCGGCGGCGGTGATGCTGAGCGGGCGTTGGTGGTTCCTCGTGCTGGGGGTGCTCGCGATCCTCGCCGCATGGTTCTACACCGGCGGCAAGCGCCCCTACGGGTACGCGGGACTCGGAGAGGTGATGGTGTTCATCTTCTTCGGGCTGGTCGCGACCGTGGGCACCGTGTACCTGCAGACCGAGGTGCAGACGCAGGAGGCCTGGATCGCGGGCGCCGGGGTGGGCTTCTTCGCCGTCGCCGTGCTCGTCGTCAACAATCTGCGCGATATCCCGACCGATCGGCTCGCCGGCAAGCGCACACTGTCCGTGCGTATCGGCGACCGCGCTTCGCGGGTGCTCTACATCCTCTGCGTGCTGCTCCCCTTCGCCGTGCCGGCCGTCTTCGGCCTCGTGTACCCGGGCATGGTG
This window encodes:
- a CDS encoding o-succinylbenzoate synthase, encoding MHETRDPAVAEAPAPPPLAEVLAATRVVAIPTRTRFRGISVREAAILNAPLGPSEFSPFPEYDDAEAAAWLAAALDFGWAEQPPILRDRIEVNATVPAVRPAEVPGILARFPGCRTAKVKVAERGQTIAEDVARVRAVRAAMGDRALVRVDANGGWSVDEAATALRQLADLDLDYAEQPCATVAELVEVRRRLGARPGSAAGTAHARRAATPRPGAVRIAADESVRKASDPLAVARAGAADLLVVKAQPLGGIRRALGIVAEAGLPVVVSSALDTSAGIAMGLHLAAALPEGALAGACGLGTAALLGGDVTIDPLVPLDGGITVRRPGLDPELLDRYAAPPEREAWWRERITRCYTRLLQ
- a CDS encoding VIT1/CCC1 transporter family protein yields the protein MSIERTGEQPAPHADEPHDQRVGQRLNWLRAGVLGANDGIVSTAGVVIGVAGATPGNVLAIATAGLAALVAGAFSMAGGEYVSVSTQRDTERALIEKERRELREMPEQELEELAGFYRQRGISDELAHRVAEELTEHDALAAHAEVELGIDPEEFTSPWAAAFSSFVSFTVGALIPLIMILLPFGQHRIWVAAVAVLIGLLLTGWISAALGQAPRLRAIARNVVMGSATMAATYLIGLLFGVAVS
- a CDS encoding 1,4-dihydroxy-2-naphthoyl-CoA synthase — encoded protein: MTHQDPRPASTEHSQQVSELFDPAEWEAAPGAEGYTDITAHLSRDGRIARVAFDRPEVRNAFRPRTVDELSDALERARVNPRVGVVLLTGNGPSPRDGGWAFCSGGDQRIRGRDGYKYADSETAVGPEERARAGRLHILEVQRLIRFMPKVVIALVPGWAAGGGHSLNVVCDLTIASREHARFKQTDADVGSFDAGYGSAYFARQVGQKNAREIFFLAREYSADRAREMGAVNEVVPHAELERTGLEWARTILGKSPTAIRMLKYAMNAVDDGIVGQQLFAGETTRLAYGTDEAVEGRDSFLEKREPDWSPFPYHY
- a CDS encoding AMP-binding protein, with product MTAPNGLRAIPTDDRAWLMAALADALGGGAPVLPVVAGTDPEAIVALQHEPLPEGTALVVRTSGSSGVPKAVALGADALRASAEATHEAFGGPGQWLVALPAHLISGLQMLVRSEVSGIAPVFFDGGSGGGNGGFDPEQLLTASEALEHERRYVSLVPVQFARLLDLAERDRDAADALRRFDAVLVGGQGVPLAMRRRAHDLGAALTRSYGMTETAGGCVYDGVEIGDTRVRIREGEVQLAGSALALGYVGEPALTAARFVEDRGRDGVPVRWYRTGDAGELLGGMLTVTGRLDRVLISGGVNVSLDEVERVARDFAGWGSAVALAVPHPEWGERVGLVVESAAQGDARAAGFDEVRAAIRDRLGAAAAPEWVTETEEIPRLAGGKPDLAALDAWLTRLRASFREVRGSASPSSCATEESQDLSYADSAIRGLPQNDGDQQDRECSTEEGQ
- a CDS encoding 1,4-dihydroxy-2-naphthoate polyprenyltransferase; its protein translation is MSGRDRRRSGNPAVRAAAERQVAAGEQPRITWRTWVGGARLRTLPLAIAPVAAGAGVAYMLQGFSLTLTLLALAVAVLLQIGVNYANDYSDGVRGTDAYRVGPARLTGSGLVDPRKVLVTALVFFGLAAAAGAAAVMLSGRWWFLVLGVLAILAAWFYTGGKRPYGYAGLGEVMVFIFFGLVATVGTVYLQTEVQTQEAWIAGAGVGFFAVAVLVVNNLRDIPTDRLAGKRTLSVRIGDRASRVLYILCVLLPFAVPAVFGLVYPGMVLVWFVLLIVAPCVLIVLTAKTPRELILVLQLTSLAALAYGVLLGVAFAF